In Stieleria varia, one genomic interval encodes:
- a CDS encoding efflux RND transporter periplasmic adaptor subunit, which yields MIGNQYDQAIADDRLCLRCRFSHHVHPIVLAVLFAWNVCGTAASNPLDASDNLAPNYVATMVLTQQTQSVVPRSFTGTLVAKRASGLGFKRIGRVESLSVDHGDRVVRGDVLARLDTAALQSQVAILRAERESAVALLDELIAGPRQQTLDAAGSRLRELQAMRDQLQNTFNRRQRLAGSDAISMQDIDDARHELAAAEARIMLQQHVVSELKEGTRKEKIAAQRAEVSRLDASLQAVAVEIQESSLIAPYDGFVSMRMVDEGAIVQPGVVVMKIIESAPYEAWVGVPPEICDGMELDQVYSLSVGGKEVSARLVAILPELDTETRTRTVILDCEQADKRDSISARTEIAKQVGAIGEIVQLNLSQTVEQTGYWLPVSALTRGVKGLWSLFVVVESEAGEFIVQRSDVEILQIDSSKVLVNGTIKSGDRVVTSGVQKLTEGQKVKLIEP from the coding sequence ATGATAGGAAATCAGTACGATCAAGCAATCGCCGATGATCGGTTATGTCTTCGCTGTAGGTTTAGTCATCACGTGCATCCGATCGTTCTTGCGGTTTTGTTTGCCTGGAATGTTTGCGGTACCGCAGCGAGCAACCCTCTGGATGCGAGCGATAACTTAGCACCCAACTACGTAGCGACCATGGTGCTAACGCAGCAAACGCAATCGGTCGTGCCTCGTAGCTTCACCGGGACATTGGTCGCAAAGCGGGCCAGCGGTCTTGGATTCAAACGCATCGGACGTGTGGAGAGCCTTTCGGTTGATCACGGAGATCGAGTGGTGCGGGGAGATGTCCTGGCCCGGTTGGATACTGCTGCATTGCAGTCCCAGGTCGCGATCTTACGGGCGGAGCGAGAATCTGCGGTAGCGTTACTAGATGAATTGATTGCCGGTCCCAGGCAGCAAACCTTGGATGCGGCCGGCTCGCGACTGCGAGAACTGCAGGCGATGCGAGATCAACTGCAGAACACTTTCAATCGGCGTCAGCGTTTGGCTGGATCTGATGCGATTTCCATGCAAGACATTGATGATGCGAGGCATGAGCTTGCTGCTGCCGAGGCAAGAATCATGCTGCAGCAACACGTAGTGTCCGAGCTCAAGGAAGGAACGCGCAAGGAGAAGATCGCAGCACAGAGAGCGGAGGTGAGTCGATTGGATGCAAGTTTGCAAGCCGTGGCCGTCGAAATCCAGGAAAGCAGCTTGATTGCCCCTTACGATGGTTTTGTTTCGATGAGGATGGTCGACGAAGGAGCGATTGTTCAGCCAGGCGTCGTGGTGATGAAGATCATCGAGTCCGCTCCCTATGAAGCTTGGGTGGGAGTGCCCCCGGAGATTTGCGACGGTATGGAATTGGATCAAGTTTATTCGTTGTCCGTGGGCGGCAAAGAAGTCTCCGCTCGTTTGGTCGCGATCTTGCCGGAGTTGGATACAGAAACACGCACGCGAACGGTCATCTTGGACTGTGAGCAAGCCGACAAGCGTGACTCGATCAGTGCAAGAACGGAGATTGCCAAACAAGTTGGCGCGATCGGGGAGATCGTTCAGCTGAATCTTTCGCAGACCGTTGAGCAAACCGGATATTGGTTGCCCGTGTCTGCTTTGACGCGAGGGGTCAAGGGGTTGTGGTCTCTGTTCGTCGTCGTCGAGAGCGAAGCAGGAGAGTTCATCGTCCAGCGTAGCGACGTCGAAATCTTGCAAATCGATTCCAGCAAAGTGCTTGTCAACGGAACGATCAAATCCGGCGACCGTGTGGT
- a CDS encoding MBL fold metallo-hydrolase, whose product MSSDTGIRPIAGSIASPALPIEIVAGIWWIQLPLGGSLQHVNVYLLDDGDRWTLIDTGTDTDECRAAIDRVLSNPAFSAKPLARVLVTHHHPDHIGLAGWLSRKGCQIMASETCWKSAQRLLSDPPYPGKAQLEMQRAAGLPPLELEAFARRPRHQFAKLVSPLPSQLATIEDNSTLLIGQRAWKVIFGGGHATDHVTLWSDDQIAIVGDQILNGISPNLCVHACESGLDPLGDWIDSCHRFGRIAQPETKCLPGHNVPFLGISKRCEQMLANQNAVLERLIQTLIRPQTAIECLPTVFRRPIEPSQRPALLTQTMGYLNHLKHQRRVRSEIVAEAILWSRF is encoded by the coding sequence GTGTCTTCTGATACTGGGATTCGGCCGATCGCGGGATCCATTGCTTCACCAGCTCTGCCGATCGAGATCGTGGCGGGCATCTGGTGGATACAGCTACCACTCGGTGGCAGCCTACAGCATGTCAACGTCTATCTGCTGGATGATGGCGATCGATGGACGCTGATTGATACCGGAACCGATACAGACGAGTGTCGCGCGGCGATTGACCGTGTATTGAGCAACCCCGCGTTCTCAGCCAAACCACTCGCTCGTGTGCTGGTGACTCATCATCATCCTGACCACATTGGATTGGCCGGATGGCTTTCTCGAAAAGGTTGCCAGATCATGGCATCGGAAACATGCTGGAAAAGTGCGCAGCGATTGCTTTCCGATCCACCGTATCCAGGGAAGGCCCAATTGGAAATGCAGCGAGCAGCAGGTCTCCCGCCGCTTGAACTGGAAGCCTTCGCGAGACGACCGCGTCACCAGTTTGCAAAGCTCGTGTCGCCGCTGCCCTCTCAATTGGCAACGATCGAGGACAACAGCACGCTCTTGATCGGTCAACGTGCTTGGAAGGTTATCTTTGGCGGTGGACACGCGACAGATCACGTCACTTTGTGGTCCGACGATCAAATTGCGATCGTCGGCGATCAGATTCTAAACGGCATCTCGCCGAATCTTTGCGTGCACGCGTGTGAGAGTGGACTGGACCCTCTGGGTGACTGGATCGATAGCTGCCATCGATTCGGTCGCATTGCCCAGCCCGAAACCAAATGCCTGCCCGGGCACAATGTTCCATTTCTGGGCATCTCCAAACGCTGTGAGCAGATGCTCGCCAATCAAAATGCTGTGTTGGAACGTTTGATCCAGACACTCATCCGTCCGCAAACGGCCATCGAATGCTTGCCCACGGTATTTCGACGACCGATCGAACCAAGTCAAAGGCCGGCGTTGCTGACGCAAACCATGGGCTATCTCAACCATTTGAAACACCAACGCCGCGTGCGATCTGAGATCGTTGCAGAGGCCATACTATGGAGTCGATTCTGA
- a CDS encoding MDR family NADPH-dependent oxidoreductase, producing the protein MKQIQFSSFGQPSVVARCVDVPEPTAPAAWEVVVKILAFPINVADMAVLAGRYGSLPKLPSTIGMEAAGELEQCGSSVKDLQPGDRVILLANNNWSEKRTVPASAVHKVPSEIDPIQLSMLKVNPATAHIMLTQFEKLEPNGWVIQNAPTGSVGQAVSQLANASGIRTLNIIREGASATHALRFGGTATVVDRVDLAEQVKSEIGPQPLRLALDAIAGAGTNHLASALSEHGTIVNYGMLSGEPCLITPENTIFRNISLRGFWLSKILNRLNLGERTELYSTLCNYLVNGQLKLSVDSCFDITEINDALKRAEQRGRVGKVIVTPCKQAGA; encoded by the coding sequence ATGAAACAGATACAGTTCAGTAGTTTCGGCCAGCCGTCCGTCGTCGCGCGTTGCGTGGATGTTCCTGAGCCAACCGCACCTGCCGCGTGGGAGGTCGTCGTCAAGATTCTCGCGTTTCCCATCAACGTAGCCGACATGGCCGTGTTGGCGGGGCGTTACGGTTCCTTGCCGAAATTACCTTCGACGATCGGAATGGAAGCGGCGGGCGAATTGGAACAGTGCGGTAGCTCGGTCAAAGATCTACAACCGGGCGACCGCGTCATCCTGCTAGCCAACAACAATTGGTCGGAAAAACGCACCGTTCCCGCTTCCGCTGTTCACAAGGTCCCGTCCGAGATCGATCCGATTCAGCTCTCGATGTTGAAGGTGAACCCCGCGACGGCACACATCATGCTCACACAGTTCGAGAAGCTGGAGCCGAATGGCTGGGTGATTCAAAATGCTCCGACAGGGAGCGTCGGGCAAGCTGTCTCGCAGTTAGCCAATGCAAGTGGCATCCGAACTTTGAACATCATCAGGGAAGGGGCATCCGCAACACACGCACTTCGTTTTGGTGGAACGGCAACTGTTGTTGATCGAGTAGACTTGGCCGAGCAGGTCAAGTCGGAGATCGGTCCTCAACCTCTTCGACTCGCGTTGGACGCGATCGCGGGCGCGGGCACCAATCATCTCGCCTCCGCTCTTTCAGAACATGGAACAATCGTGAACTACGGAATGCTGTCAGGTGAACCGTGTTTGATCACTCCGGAGAACACGATCTTTCGAAACATCAGTCTACGAGGTTTCTGGCTTTCAAAGATATTGAACCGTTTGAATTTGGGTGAACGTACTGAACTCTATTCCACGCTTTGTAATTACCTCGTCAACGGCCAATTGAAATTGAGTGTGGACAGTTGTTTTGACATCACTGAAATCAATGATGCGTTGAAGCGTGCTGAGCAGCGTGGCCGCGTGGGCAAAGTGATCGTGACCCCATGCAAGCAAGCCGGGGCATGA
- a CDS encoding aminotransferase class I/II-fold pyridoxal phosphate-dependent enzyme, giving the protein MNFKSSLDRIRQGMNLNADFSDQSITARSIPIQPAFYDFSLFPEYKEFTTMEWYYAKQKYSKNQFLAHVGSSDATVTLAGRELINYSSYNYLALACDPRVKAAAKQAIDDFGASTGSGRSITGEVDLHQKFEQEICKVLGTEDAVVSVGGYSTNAFTIGYLCRPQDLIIYDELIHNSALVGCKMTTSRRLSFPHNDYDALDRLLTEHRGKHERVLILVEGVYSMDGDIPDVPRLIEIKKKHRALLMVDEAHSMGVIGPRGLGVTDYFPIKASDIDILYGSMSKAFGTCGGYVAGPKPLVAILKNYAPGVLLYGAAPTPANTAAGLESLRIMQSEPERVARLRANADYFLAKAKENGLDTYNSKDSGVVPIMTRDSELALWLSIQLFDAGICSFPMLYPIVPRDKSRLRFFINCNHTQQQMDETIDCIVENLARAPKSKGVM; this is encoded by the coding sequence ATGAACTTTAAATCCAGCCTCGATCGAATCCGCCAAGGCATGAATCTTAATGCCGACTTCTCGGATCAATCAATAACAGCCAGGTCAATTCCGATTCAACCCGCGTTCTATGACTTCTCTTTGTTCCCGGAGTACAAAGAGTTCACGACGATGGAGTGGTACTACGCAAAACAGAAGTACTCCAAGAACCAGTTTCTCGCTCATGTGGGTTCTTCCGACGCAACGGTAACGTTGGCGGGACGCGAGCTGATCAATTACTCCAGCTACAACTATTTGGCACTCGCATGCGATCCACGCGTCAAGGCGGCAGCCAAGCAAGCGATCGATGACTTTGGCGCGAGCACAGGATCGGGACGTTCGATTACCGGCGAAGTCGACTTGCATCAGAAGTTTGAGCAAGAGATCTGCAAAGTGTTGGGGACCGAGGACGCTGTTGTTTCCGTCGGTGGATACAGTACCAATGCGTTTACCATTGGATATCTATGCCGACCGCAGGATTTGATCATCTACGACGAGCTGATTCATAACTCGGCCCTTGTCGGATGCAAGATGACAACATCTCGACGACTCAGTTTCCCCCACAACGACTACGACGCTTTGGATCGATTGCTGACAGAGCATCGTGGAAAGCATGAACGCGTTCTGATCCTAGTGGAAGGCGTCTACAGCATGGACGGTGACATCCCCGACGTCCCGAGATTGATCGAGATCAAGAAGAAGCATCGTGCTCTGTTGATGGTCGACGAAGCTCATTCGATGGGCGTTATCGGCCCACGTGGCTTGGGAGTCACAGACTACTTTCCGATCAAAGCCAGTGACATCGACATTCTGTACGGATCGATGAGTAAAGCGTTCGGAACATGTGGTGGCTATGTTGCTGGTCCCAAACCGCTTGTGGCGATCCTCAAGAACTACGCACCTGGAGTGCTACTGTATGGCGCCGCGCCGACTCCGGCCAATACGGCAGCCGGATTGGAATCGCTGCGAATCATGCAATCGGAGCCCGAACGCGTGGCAAGGCTGCGAGCCAACGCGGACTACTTCCTCGCGAAAGCGAAAGAGAACGGCTTGGACACCTATAACAGCAAGGACTCCGGTGTCGTCCCGATTATGACCCGAGACTCGGAGTTGGCGCTTTGGCTATCCATTCAGCTCTTTGATGCGGGAATCTGTTCATTCCCGATGCTGTACCCGATCGTGCCTCGCGACAAATCGAGATTGCGCTTCTTTATCAACTGCAATCACACACAGCAGCAAATGGACGAAACGATCGATTGCATCGTCGAAAACCTAGCACGAGCTCCTAAATCAAAGGGAGTCATGTAG